In a genomic window of Phragmites australis chromosome 14, lpPhrAust1.1, whole genome shotgun sequence:
- the LOC133890261 gene encoding lysine-rich arabinogalactan protein 19-like encodes MGACLADSKVAAPAPTPADSKVAATGTPPAGMATPTTIVAVSATAAVAPAMGPRTPPTMLRHGCPCRTHGPARSTCGPVHHGLLDRAFSVQRLLFHPPVPVDFDFLSVATAPPAPTPIARPIAPPAATPHLPLPAPHAATPTQTPAPTAVVPAQTPAPTAASAPAESPVPLSLAHAPQPAAKSAFPTADPVPAAPIPPTAQPITPVVNSHSMTTHGKHGFR; translated from the exons ATGGGGGCATGTCTGGCGGACAGCAAGGTGGCGGCACCCGCTCCAACTCCGGCGGACAGCAAGGTGGCGGCAACCGGTACTCCTCCGGCGGGAATGGCAACTCCAACAACCATCGTCGCCGTGTCAgcaacggcggcggtggcaccggCGATGGGGCCCAGAACACCACCAACAATGCTGCGCCATGGCTGTCCTTGCAGAACCCATGGGCCGGCTCGATCCACATGTGGCCCGGTCCACCACGGCCTTCTGGACAGGGCCTTCTCGGTCCAGCGCCTCCTG TTCCACCCGCCTGTTCCTGTTGACTTTGACTTCCTCTCCGTCGCCACAGCACCACCAGCTCCTACTCCCATCGCCCGTCCCATAGCTCCTCCTGCCGCAACACCGCATCTACCTCTCCCTGCGCCCCATGCAGCTACGCCCACCCAAACACCAGCTCCCACTGCAGTTGTTCCCGCCCAAACACCAGCGCCCACTGCTGCATCCGCTCCTGCAGAGAGTCCAGTGCCTCTCTCGCTGGCCCATGCTCCTCAGCCGGCTGCTAAGTCAGCCTTCCCTACAGCAGATCCGGTCCCAGCTGCACCCATTCCTCCCACCGCTCAGCCCATCACTCCTGTCGTCAACTCCCACAGCATGACGACCCACGGCAAGCACGGTTTCCGGTAG
- the LOC133890260 gene encoding uncharacterized mitochondrial protein AtMg00810-like: MGFQQSAHEAAVYRRGSGRSVLLVGIYVDDLVITGTEEAEVEAFKAQMKATFQMSDLGLLCFYLGIEVRQDNAGITLRQAHYAKRIVELGGMDGCNPAHTPMEERLKLSRYSDAEEVDAMQYRRIVGSLCYLVHTRPDLVFAVGYVSRFMERPTVEHQQAIKRILRYIAGTLDYGCTTRGVLALRTSSATATATSLATSTLARA; the protein is encoded by the coding sequence ATGGGTTTCCAGCAGAGCGCACACGAGGCGGCGGTGTACCGGCGAGGCAGCGGTCGCTCCGTCCTGCTGGTGGGCATCTACGTCGATGACCTCGTCATCACCGGCACAGAAGAAGCAGAGGTGGAGGCGTTCAAGGCCCAGATGAAGGCCACCTTCCAAATGAGTGACCTTGGCCTCCTCTGTTTCTACCTCGGCATCGAGGTGCGGCAAGACAACGCCGGCATCACCCTTCGTCAAGCTCACTACGCCAAGCGCATTGTCGAGTTGGGTGGCATGGACGGCTGCAACCCCGCCCACACTCCGATGGAGGAGCGGCTGAAGCTGAGCCGTTACAGTGACGCAGAGGAGGTCGACGCGATGCAGTATCGGCGCATCGTCGGCAGCTTGTGCTACCTGGTACACACCCGGCCGGACTTAGTGTTCGCCGTCGGGTACGTGagccggttcatggagcgaccgACGGTGGAGCACCAGCAGGCCATCAAGCGGATCCTGCGCTACATTGCGGGCACCCTCGACTACGGCTGCACTACGCGAGGCGTCCTAGCGTTGCGCACTTCGTCAGCTACTGCGACAGCGACCTCGCTGGCGACATCGACACTAGCAAGAGCATGA